The following proteins are encoded in a genomic region of Asterias amurensis chromosome 5, ASM3211899v1:
- the LOC139937418 gene encoding uncharacterized protein has product MEESLSDTLEIPTLGRPLRLGTLYDVRSDEAITTSIIFINKETIGDQLKVVEQKGLNLTVIRSNSFDDKSMALGLDASLKAGVLGGLVKAEAAAEYLHDRQPLDSRCRLTLHVNTINKLECLTQEALESNLKSKIPDLLARYGYATHVVKSILYGSNTFIVFDYCGGDEKEDAAKILTDLVDKLAAHVKEEDDIPAGWDQHVRWKVYSDLPLERNPADVEGVVQFLSSLAEMSEAKAIPIKVFLYPIGKIDLRSARVCCAVSDSLPAQAQTFLEGIDDCLTRIREMANDTLSTNFPRLKEKFEFFIKLLTEYKSSYKKQLAHVLLLIWSGSDGEGRIKDMFRDVDSSPFNLTSLDAWVLSKRKELSVVRHYVKFLPDVDIVNSREKLDDILIDPGIENVVCFTFQLKGEEEGYLRALSEYIAERKGGHYEDSQWYDDTSFMKEMRLKARQFADFFESNQQEDCTKQQEDCTKFIETGFEHSSGSAEGKRGTRIGGIVNLFEQGELTQEDFQPPSQPLKPQCDVIDQYSINLTWTEPKYGMSNVQRYVVKYKVFRGQNDQTSDPQEIQTKSLETQVMIDNLEPNQSIRFQVSAICSAGLGPASERSAVATTLSAKSPEKPEFRNVTASSVLLEWRQPGKMGKDEIVESYVIQLMEAGNMTKEIDINSSKKEFKIKNLEANTTYTFQVVALYESGIKSPPSTTSDHCTTCPASQPGKPAVSDIKSTSVVTTWTDPTTVGHGVELVEYFIQYRKVVNRKQSTKSKDGWWEDNLQKEKGIVEARPCLVSDLDPNTNYVARVTLVCSVKKGKKPKMIHSPISVPFTTLPAGPPSGLRAQQVSTSQIEIKWTKPTVGGAEVKYFKVEYSSDDDPGLVRKKTDDSSCKFVIKGVKSETRYSIKVLGFCGNAGAGEVSKVECTTRKLIKEDVIKSSKILQPGDPNTGKPTILKLPLRKVCEKSQSRSYSFGEGSKIQREHKVIMVVGVTGSGKSTLINAMVNYILEVERQDEYRFKVVDVGEGNGSLQAHSQTQVITSYTLMDENLHLPYDLTIIDTPGFGDTRGIQRDKEIFDQIRQFFLDAESHGIDHIDAIGFVVQASIVRLTQTQQYVFDAILSVFGKDIAGNIIVLATFADQKYPPVMAVLKEAKFPFRGKLFKFNNSGLFAEVRQPNYQGGHKTSNRKDDGKFDTLFWDMGSTSLNAFFGNVRTLEARSLFLTKEVLKERKHLETAIQGLPSQITAGNCKYEFLRKEQQVLVENEAQITANKDFKVKVKVPKSRKVDITGNYITNCSKCHFTCHYPCGIADDAKKVHCSAMRDGVCTACPGKCEWDEHFNQQYRFEFYEEEEEKTYKEIEARFKDASGKKLMVQQVIKKHQESLVKVRKVVFALIAEVHKSVTRLEEIALKPNPLSTVEYIDLLIESETRSGKPGWQARVHGLEDVRKEADIIGKVKDANYDPFEQFEANMTGGGKKKNGTWFSFLFK; this is encoded by the coding sequence ATGGAGGAATCCCTCTCAGACACACTGGAGATACCAACTCTGGGTAGACCATTGCGCCTAGGCACATTGTACGACGTCCGTAGTGATGAGGCTATTACCACTAGTATCATATTCATTAACAAAGAAACCATAGGAGATCAACTGAAAGTAGTGGAACAGAAGGGATTAAATCTCACTgtaattcggtcaaattcgttcGATGACAAATCAATGGCTTTAGGTCTTGATGCTTCCCTTAAGGCAGGTGTACTAGGGGGATTAGTTAAGGCCGAGGCGGCTGCAGAGTATCTGCATGATCGACAGCCCTTAGACAGTCGCTGTCGACTCACTCTGCATGTCAACACAATCAATAAACTTGAATGTTTGACACAGGAAGCACTAGAATCCAATCTGAAAAGCAAAATCCCTGATCTGTTAGCACGATATGGTTATGCCACTCATGTTGTTAAGTCAATTTTGTATGGGTCGAACACCTTTATCGTGTTTGATTACTGTGGGGGTGACGAAAAGGAAGATGCTGCAAAAATCCTAACTGACCTAGTGGACAAACTTGCAGCCCATGTCAAAGAAGAGGACGATATTCCTGCCGGTTGGGACCAACACGTTCGGTGGAAGGTTTATAGTGACTTGCCCCTTGAGCGCAACCCGGCAGATGTTGAAGGTGTTGTTCAATTTCTGTCATCCTTGGCCGAAATGTCTGAGGCGAAAGCCATTCCGATTAAGGTATTTTTATATCCAATAGGCAAGATAGATCTTAGATCTGCTCGGGTTTGTTGCGCTGTAAGTGACAGTCTACCTGCACAGGCTCAGACTTTCCTTGAAGGTATAGATGATTGTTTGACGAGAATCCGTGAGATGGCGAACGACACGTTGTCCACGAATTTCCCCCGGTTAAAAGAGAAGTTTGAGTTCTTCATAAAGCTACTGACGGAGTACAAATCAAGTTACAAGAAACAGCTAGCACACGTATTGCTCCTGATATGGAGTGGAAGTGATGGCGAGGGGCGCATCAAGGACATGTTCCGGGATGTTGATTCGTCACCATTCAATCTGACGTCACTCGATGCTTGGGTACTGAGTAAGCGCAAAGAGTTGAGTGTTGTCCGACATTACGTCAAGTTTCTCCCAGACGTAGACATCGTGAATTCTCGTGAGAAATTGGACGATATTCTTATTGACCCGGGCATCGAGAACGTGGTTTGCTTTACTTTCCAACTGAAAGGGGAAGAGGAAGGTTACCTGAGGGCGCTGTCCGAGTACATCGCAGAGAGAAAAGGTGGTCATTACGAAGATAGCCAATGGTATGACGATACGTCCTTCATGAAAGAGATGAGGCTGAAGGCAAGACAATTTGCTGATTTCTTTGAAAGCAATCAACAAGAAGACTGCACCAAACAACAAGAAGACTGCACCAAATTCATTGAGACCGGATTTGAACACTCTTCCGGATCTGCAGAAGGGAAACGTGGTACTAGAATCGGCGGAATAGTGAATCTATTTGAGCAAGGCGAGTTGACTCAAGAGGACTTTCAACCACCAAGTCAGCCTTTGAAGCCCCAGTGTGACGTCATCGATCAATACTCGATAAATCTGACATGGACTGAACCGAAGTATGGTATGTCGAACGTTCAAAGATACGTTGTCAAGTACAAGGTATTTCGTGGTCAGAATGATCAAACAAGTGACCCTCAAGAGATACAAACAAAGAGCCTGGAAACCCAAGTCATGATTGACAACCTAGAACCAAACCAGTCCATACGGTTCCAAGTTAGTGCCATATGCTCGGCAGGTCTGGGCCCAGCGAGTGAGCGAAGTGCTGTGGCAACTACACTGTCGGCGAAATCGCCTGAGAAACCTGAGTTCCGAAACGTGACTGCTTCCAGTGTCCTGCTGGAATGGCGACAGCCTGGGAAGATGGGGAAGGATGAAATCGTTGAAAGCTACGTCATACAGTTGATGGAAGCGGGAAACATGACCAAAGAAATCGATATTAACTCGTCCAAGAAAGAGTTCAAAATTAAGAATCTGGAGGCAAATACTACTTACACATTTCAGGTAGTTGCCTTGTACGAATCGGGCATCAAGAGTCCACCTAGTACCACTAGCGATCATTGTACAACTTGTCCAGCAAGCCAACCAGGAAAACCTGCAGTTAGTGACATCAAATCAACAAGTGTTGTTACCACATGGACCGATCCTACCACTGTAGGACATGGTGTAGAGCTAGTTGAGTACTTCATACAATACCGCAAAGTGGTCAATCGCAAGCAGTCTACAAAATCTAAGGACGGTTGGTGGGAGGACAATCTGCAGAAGGAGAAAGGTATCGTTGAAGCCAGACCTTGTTTGGTCTCCGATTTAGATCCAAATACTAACTACGTGGCAAGAGTGACGCTAGTTTGCAGCGTGAAGAAGGGTAAGAAACCCAAGATGATACATAGTCCCATTAGTGTTCCTTTCACTACGCTTCCTGCTGGTCCACCAAGTGGTTTAAGAGCACAGCAGGTGTCAACATCACAGATCGAAATCAAGTGGACAAAGCCTACTGTCGGTGGTGCTGAAGTGAAGTACTTCAAGGTTGAATATAGCAGCGATGACGACCCCGGGTTAGTAAGAAAGAAGACAGACGATTCTTCCTGCAAGTTTGTTATCAAGGGAGTCAAATCTGAAACGCGCTACAGCATCAAAGTTTTGGGCTTTTGTGGGAACGCGGGGGCAGGTGAAGTAAGCAAGGTGGAGTGTACGACCCGCAAACTCATCAAGGAAGATGTAATTAAATCGTCAAAAATACTTCAACCTGGTGATCCGAATACCGGAAAACCGACCATCTTGAAGTTGCCTCTTAGGAAGGTGTGTGAGAAGTCCCAGAGTCGTAGTTACAGCTTTGGTGAAGGATCTAAGATACAAAGAGAGCACAAAGTGATCATGGTTGTTGGCGTCACAGGTTCAGGAAAGAGCACCCTGATCAACGCGATGGTCAATTACATCTTGGAAGTAGAGCGGCAGGATGAATACCGGTTCAAAGTGGTTGATGTCGGTGAAGGAAACGGATCATTACAAGCTCATAGCCAGACACAGGTTATCACATCGTATACCCTGATGGACGAAAACCTTCATTTGCCTTACGATCTGACCATCATCGACACACCGGGTTTCGGTGATACTCGTGGCATTCAAAGAGATAAGGAAATCTTTGACCAGATCCGTCAGTTTTTCTTAGATGCAGAGTCTCACGGGATCGATCACATTGATGCTATTGGGTTTGTTGTCCAGGCTTCGATTGTGCGTTTAACGCAAACACAGCAGTATGTTTTCGATGCCATTTTGTCGGTGTTTGGCAAGGACATTGCCGGCAACATCATTGTACTTGCAACATTTGCAGACCAAAAATACCCACCTGTTATGGCTGTACTGAAAGAAGCAAAATTCCCCTTCAGAGGGAAATTGTTTAAGTTCAATAATTCGGGCCTCTTTGCTGAAGTGAGACAACCAAATTACCAGGGTGGCCATAAAACGTCTAATAGAAAGGATGATGGAAAGTTTGATACATTGTTCTGGGACATGGGATCCACAAGTTTGAATGCATTCTTCGGAAATGTGCGGACTCTTGAAGCGCGAAGTCTCTTCCTTACGAAGGAAGTGTTGAAGGAGAGAAAGCATCTTGAGACTGCAATCCAAGGTCTTCCGTCTCAGATCACGGCAGGAAACTGCAAATACGAATTTCTCAGAAAGGAGCAACAAGTCCTGGTAGAAAATGAAGCGCAAATCACAGCAAATAAAGATTTCAAGGTCAAGGTCAAGGTTCCCAAGAGTAGAAAAGTAGATATAActggaaactacataaccaacTGCAGCAAATGCCACTTCACTTGTCACTACCCATGTGGCATTGCAGACGATGCAAAAAAAGTCCATTGTTCAGCCATGAGAGATGGGGTCTGTACTGCGTGCCCGGGGAAGTGCGAATGGGATGAGCATTTCAATCAGCAGTACAGGTTCGAATTCTACGAAGAGGAAGAAGAGAAGACGTACAAAGAGATTGAGGCGAGATTCAAAGATGCATCTGGAAAGAAATTGATGGTTCAGCAagtcataaaaaaacaccaGGAAAGTTTGGTGAAGGTCCGGAAGGTCGTGTTTGCGTTAATAGCCGAAGTGCATAAAAGCGTCACACGTTTGGAAGAGATAGCACTGAAGCCAAACCCTCTAAGCAccgtagaatacattgatcttCTGATTGAATCTGAGACACGCTCTGGTAAACCTGGCTGGCAAGCCCGAGTCCATGGCTTAGAAGATGTGCGAAAAGAGGCAGATATCATTGGGAAAGTGAAGGATGCAAATTATGATCCGTTCGAACAATTCGAAGCCAACATGACAGGCGGAGGCAAGAAGAAAAATGGAACATGGttctcatttttgtttaagtaG
- the LOC139937386 gene encoding LOW QUALITY PROTEIN: uncharacterized protein (The sequence of the model RefSeq protein was modified relative to this genomic sequence to represent the inferred CDS: inserted 1 base in 1 codon) → MEESLSDTLEIPTLGRPFRLGTSYNVRSDEAITTSIIFINKETIGDQLKVVEQKGLNLTVIRSNSFDDKSMALGLDASLKAGVLGGLVKAEAAAEYLHDRQPLDSRCRLTLHVNTINKLECLTQEALESNLKSKIPDLLARYGYATHVVKSILYGSNTFIVFDYCGGDEKEDAAKVLTDLVDKLAAHVKEEDDIPAGWDQHVRWKVYSDLPLERNPADVEGVVQFLSSLAEMSEAKAIPIKVFLYPIGKIDLRSARVCCAVSDSLPAQAQTFLEGIDDCLTRIREMANDTLSTNFPRLKEKFEFFIKLLTEYKSSYKKQLAHVLLLIWSGSDGEGRIKDMFRDVDSSPFNLTSLDAWVLSKRKELSVLRHYVKFLPDVDIVKSRENLDAILFDPGIENVVCFTFQLKGEEEGYLRALSEYIAERKGGHYEDSQWYDDTSFMKEMRLKARLFADFFESNQQEDCTKFIETGFEHSSGSAEGKRGTRIGGIVNLFEQGELTQEDFQPPSQPMKPQCDVIDQYSINLTWTEPKYGMSNVQRYVVKYKVFRGQNDQTSDLQEIQTKSLETQVMIDNLEPNQSIRFQVSAICSAGLGPASERSAVATTLSAKSPEKPEFRNVTASSVLLEWRQPGKMGKDEIVESYVIQLMEAGNMTKEIDINSSKKEFKIKNPEANTTYTFQVVALYESGIKSPPSTTSDHCTTCPASQPGKPAVSDIKSTSVVTTWTDPTTVGHGVELVEYFIQYRKVVNRKQSTKSKDGGWEDNLQKEKGIIEARPCLVSDLDPNTNYVARVTLVCSVKKGKKPKMIHSPISVPFTTLPAGPPSGLRAQQVSTSQIEIKWTKPTVGGAEVKYFKVEYSSDDDPGVVRKKTDDSSCKFVIKGVKXETRYSIKVLGFCGNAGAGEVSKVECTTRKLIKEDVIKSSKILQPGDPNTGKPTILKLPLRKVCEKCQSRSYSFGEGSKIQREHKVIMVVGVTGSGKSTLINAMVNDILEVEWQDEYRFKVVDVGEGNGSSQAHSQTQVITSYTLMDENLHLPYDLTIIDTPGFGDTRGIQRDKEIFDQIRQFFLDAESHGIDHIDAIGFVVQASIVRLTQTQQYVFDAILSVFGKDIAGNIIVLATFADQKYPPVMAALKEAKFPFRGKLFKFNNSVLFAEVRQPNYQGGHKTSNRKDDGKFDTLFWDMGSTSLNAFFGNVRTLEARSLFLTKEVLKERKRLETAIQGLPPQIMAGNCKYETLRKEQQVLVENEAQITANKDFKVKVKVPKSRTVDITGNYITNCSKCHFTCHYPCGIADDAKKGHCSAMRDGVCTACPGKCEWDVHFNQQYRFEFYEEEEEKTYKEIEARFKDASGKKLTVQQVIKKHQESLVKVRKVVFALIAEVHKSVTRLEEIALNPNPLSTVEYIDILIESEKRSGKPGWQARVHGLEDVRKEADIIGKVKDANYNPFEQFEANITGGGKKNKGSWFSSLFK, encoded by the exons ATGGAGGAATCCCTCTCAGACACACTGGAGATACCAACTCTGGGTAGACCATTTCGCCTAGGCACATCGTACAACGTCCGTAGTGATGAGGCTATTACCACTAGTATCATATTCATTAACAAAGAAACCATAGGAGATCAACTGAAAGTAGTGGAACAGAAGGGATTAAATCTCACTgtaattcggtcaaattcgttcGATGACAAATCAATGGCTTTAGGTCTTGATGCTTCCCTTAAGGCAGGTGTACTAGGGGGATTAGTTAAGGCCGAGGCGGCTGCAGAGTATCTGCATGATCGACAGCCCTTAGACAGTCGCTGTCGACTCACTCTGCATGTCAACACAATCAATAAACTTGAATGTTTGACGCAGGAAGCACTAGAATCCAATCTGAAAAGCAAAATCCCTGATCTGTTAGCACGATATGGTTATGCCACTCATGTTGTTAAGTCAATTTTGTATGGGTCGAACACCTTTATCGTGTTTGATTACTGTGGGGGTGACGAAAAGGAAGATGCTGCAAAAGTCCTAACTGACCTAGTGGACAAACTTGCAGCCCATGTCAAAGAAGAGGACGATATTCCTGCCGGTTGGGACCAACACGTTCGGTGGAAGGTTTATAGTGACTTGCCCCTTGAGCGCAACCCGGCAGATGTTGAAGGTGTTGTTCAATTTCTGTCATCCTTGGCCGAAATGTCTGAGGCGAAAGCCATTCCGATTAAGGTATTTTTATATCCAATAGGCAAGATAGATCTTAGATCTGCTCGGGTTTGTTGCGCTGTAAGTGACAGTCTACCTGCACAGGCTCAGACTTTCCTTGAAGGTATAGATGATTGTTTGACGAGAATCCGTGAGATGGCGAACGACACGTTGTCCACGAATTTCCCCCGGTTAAAAGAGAAGTTTGAGTTCTTCATAAAGCTACTGACGGAGTACAAATCAAGTTACAAGAAACAGCTAGCACACGTATTGCTCCTGATATGGAGTGGAAGTGATGGCGAGGGGCGCATCAAGGACATGTTCCGGGATGTTGATTCGTCACCATTCAATTTGACGTCACTCGATGCTTGGGTACTGAGTAAGCGCAAAGAGTTGAGTGTTCTCCGACATTACGTCAAGTTTCTCCCAGACGTAGACATCGTGAAGTCTCGTGAGAATCTAGACGCTATTCTCTTTGACCCGGGCATCGAGAACGTGGTTTGCTTTACTTTCCAACTCAAAGGGGAAGAGGAAGGTTACCTGAGGGCGCTGTCTGAGTACATCGCAGAGAGAAAAGGTGGTCATTACGAAGATAGCCAATGGTATGACGATACGTCCTTCATGAAAGAGATGAGGCTGAAGGCAAGACTATTTGCTGATTTCTTTGAGAGCAATCAACAAGAAGACTGCACCAAATTCATTGAGACCGGATTTGAACACTCTTCCGGATCTGCAGAAGGGAAACGTGGTACTAGAATCGGCGGAATAGTGAATCTATTTGAGCAAGGCGAGTTGACTCAAGAGGACTTTCAACCACCAAGTCAGCCTATGAAGCCCCAGTGTGACGTCATCGATCAATACTCGATAAATCTGACATGGACTGAACCGAAGTATGGTATGTCGAACGTTCAAAGATACGTTGTCAAGTACAAGGTATTTCGTGGTCAGAATGATCAAACAAGTGACCTTCAAGAGATACAAACAAAGAGCCTGGAAACCCAAGTCATGATTGACAACCTAGAACCAAACCAGTCCATACGGTTCCAAGTTAGTGCCATATGCTCGGCAGGTCTGGGCCCAGCGAGTGAGCGAAGTGCTGTGGCAACTACACTGTCGGCGAAATCGCCTGAGAAACCTGAGTTCCGAAACGTGACTGCTTCCAGTGTCCTGCTGGAATGGCGACAGCCTGGGAAGATGGGGAAGGATGAAATCGTTGAAAGCTACGTCATACAGTTGATGGAAGCGGGAAACATGACCAAAGAAATCGATATTAACTCGTCCAAGAAAGAGTTCAAAATTAAGAATCCGGAGGCAAATACTACTTACACATTTCAGGTAGTTGCCTTGTACGAATCGGGCATCAAGAGTCCACCTAGTACCACTAGCGATCATTGTACAACTTGTCCAGCAAGCCAACCAGGAAAACCTGCAGTTAGTGACATCAAATCAACAAGTGTTGTTACCACATGGACCGATCCTACCACTGTAGGACATGGTGTAGAGCTAGTTGAGTACTTCATACAATACCGCAAAGTGGTCAATCGCAAGCAGTCTACAAAATCTAAGGACGGTGGGTGGGAGGACAATCTGCAGAAGGAGAAAGGTATCATAGAAGCCAGACCTTGTTTGGTCTCCGATTTAGATCCAAATACTAACTACGTGGCAAGAGTGACGCTAGTTTGCAGCGTGAAGAAGGGTAAGAAACCCAAGATGATACATAGTCCCATTAGTGTTCCTTTCACTACGCTTCCTGCTGGTCCACCAAGTGGTTTAAGAGCACAGCAGGTGTCAACATCACAGATCGAAATCAAGTGGACAAAGCCTACTGTCGGTGGTGCTGAAGTGAAGTACTTCAAGGTTGAATACAGCAGCGATGACGACCCCGGGGTAGTAAGAAAGAAGACAGACGATTCTTCCTGCAAGTTTGTTATCAAGGGAGTCA CTGAAACGCGCTACAGCATCAAAGTTTTGGGTTTTTGTGGGAACGCGGGGGCAGGTGAAGTAAGCAAGGTGGAGTGTACGACCCGCAAACTCATCAAGGAAGATGTAATTAAATCGTCAAAAATACTTCAACCTGGTGACCCGAATACCGGAAAACCGACCATCTTGAAGTTGCCTCTTAGGAAGGTGTGTGAGAAGTGCCAGAGTCGTAGTTACAGCTTTGGTGAAGGATCTAAGATACAAAGAGAGCACAAAGTAATCATGGTTGTTGGCGTCACAGGTTCAGGAAAGAGCACCCTGATCAACGCAATGGTAAATGACATCTTAGAAGTAGAGTGGCAGGATGAATACCGGTTCAAAGTGGTTGATGTCGGTGAAGGAAACGGATCATCACAAGCTCATAGCCAGACACAGGTTATCACATCCTATACCCTGATGGACGAAAACCTTCATTTGCCTTACGATCTGACCATCATCGACACACCGGGTTTCGGTGATACTCGTGGCATTCAAAGAGATAAGGAAATCTTTGACCAGATCCGTCAGTTTTTCTTAGATGCAGAGTCTCACGGGATCGATCACATTGATGCTATTGGGTTTGTTGTCCAGGCTTCGATTGTGCGTTTAACGCAAACACAGCAGTATGTTTTCGATGCCATTTTGTCGGTGTTTGGCAAGGACATTGCCGGCAACATCATTGTACTTGCAACATTTGCAGACCAAAAATACCCACCTGTTATGGCTGCACTGAAAGAAGCGAAATTCCCCTTCAGAGGGAAATTGTTTAAGTTCAATAATTCGGTCCTCTTTGCTGAAGTGAGACAACCAAATTACCAGGGTGGCCATAAAACGTCTAATAGAAAGGATGATGGAAAGTTTGATACATTGTTCTGGGACATGGGATCCACAAGTTTGAATGCATTCTTCGGAAATGTGCGGACTCTTGAAGCGCGAAGTCTCTTCCTTACGAAGGAAGTGTTGAAGGAGAGAAAGCGTCTTGAGACTGCAATCCAAGGTCTTCCGCCTCAGATCATGGCAGGAAACTGCAAATACGAAACTCTCAGAAAGGAGCAACAAGTCCTGGTAGAAAATGAAGCGCAAATCACAGCAAATAAAGATTTCAAGGTCAAGGTGAAGGTTCCCAAGAGTAGAACAGTAGATATAActggaaactacataaccaacTGCAGCAAATGCCACTTCACTTGTCACTACCCATGTGGCATTGCAGACGATGCAAAAAAAGGCCATTGTTCAGCCATGAGAGATGGGGTCTGTACTGCGTGCCCGGGGAAGTGCGAATGGGATGTGCATTTCAATCAGCAGTACAGGTTCGAATTCTACGAAGAGGAAGAAGAGAAGACGTACAAAGAGATTGAGGCGAGGTTCAAAGATGCATCTGGAAAGAAATTGACGGTTCAGCAagtcataaaaaaacaccaGGAAAGTTTGGTGAAGGTCCGAAAGGTCGTGTTTGCGTTAATAGCCGAAGTGCATAAAAGCGTCACACGTTTGGAAGAGATTGCACTGAATCCAAACCCTCTAAGCACGGTAGAATACATTGATATTCtgattgaatctgagaaacgctcTGGTAAACCTGGCTGGCAAGCCCGAGTCCATGGCTTAGAAGATGTGCGAAAAGAGGCAGATATCATTGGGAAAGTGAAGGATGCAAATTATAATCCGTTCGAACAATTCGAAGCCAACATAACAGGCGGAGGCAAGAAGAATAAGGGATCATGGTTCTCATCTTTGTTTAAGTAA